In Pseudoalteromonas carrageenovora IAM 12662, the following proteins share a genomic window:
- a CDS encoding ABC transporter permease has product MNSQFKLSKWQLFSWATGLILSAPLFFLLLESLQGDSEVFSHLWDTVLWDYILNTVLLVVGVSVLSCVIALPLGWLTAYCHFPGKKQFEWALMLPLAMPTYIIAYVYTDLLDYAGPVQIALREWFGWQSPNDYWFFDIRTLPGAIVMIALVLYPYLFLIFKTALREQSFKLVQASQLMGLSPWQSFFRVSLVLSRGAIVAALALISMETMADFATVSYFAVSTLTTAVYDTWFGYYSLTAAAKISGVMLLLLFLALMAERFSRRKQAVFERQSGVNSESLYILKGKSAWLATLFCSAILILAFIIPITVLLSYAITYFDKAWNAAFFSYAWQSLKVAAIVSVATIVLSIFVVFYQRVAKQTYPLIPGRLASTGYALPGTVLAIAVLLPLTLVENSINTALEPYNLDIGLLLTGSILTIILAYVVRFYAIAHGAIESSFVRISPSLDMASQSMGKSLGQTLRLVHLPLLRRGLLTAALLVFIECMKELPAALLLRPFNFESLATHVFQYVSDEQLELASISALFIVIVGFIPLYFINRSMEQRS; this is encoded by the coding sequence ATGAATTCTCAATTTAAGCTGTCGAAATGGCAGCTATTTTCGTGGGCAACAGGCTTAATACTGTCGGCCCCGTTGTTTTTTCTATTACTTGAATCCTTACAAGGCGACTCTGAGGTGTTTTCTCACCTTTGGGATACAGTGCTGTGGGATTATATTTTAAATACGGTACTGCTTGTTGTTGGTGTGTCTGTGCTTAGCTGCGTTATTGCGTTACCGCTTGGCTGGCTCACTGCGTATTGTCACTTTCCTGGTAAAAAGCAATTTGAATGGGCACTTATGCTGCCACTTGCCATGCCGACCTACATAATTGCTTATGTTTATACCGACTTACTTGATTACGCAGGCCCTGTTCAAATAGCCCTCAGAGAGTGGTTTGGCTGGCAATCCCCTAACGATTATTGGTTTTTTGATATACGCACTTTACCTGGTGCAATAGTCATGATTGCCTTAGTGCTTTACCCATATTTGTTTTTAATCTTTAAAACGGCTCTTCGTGAACAGTCATTTAAGTTAGTGCAAGCCAGCCAACTAATGGGCTTGTCTCCTTGGCAGAGCTTTTTTAGGGTGAGTTTAGTGCTTTCGCGTGGGGCTATAGTCGCGGCACTTGCACTGATTAGTATGGAAACCATGGCTGACTTTGCAACCGTTAGTTATTTTGCCGTAAGTACATTAACGACTGCAGTTTACGATACGTGGTTTGGTTATTACTCGTTAACAGCGGCTGCCAAAATATCGGGTGTCATGCTGCTACTTCTATTTTTAGCATTAATGGCCGAACGCTTTAGTCGCCGCAAGCAAGCCGTGTTTGAGCGCCAATCAGGTGTAAATAGTGAGTCGTTATATATTCTAAAAGGTAAGTCAGCATGGTTAGCTACATTATTTTGTAGTGCTATTTTAATCCTTGCGTTTATTATTCCTATTACTGTGCTTTTGAGTTATGCAATTACTTACTTTGATAAGGCATGGAATGCCGCATTTTTTAGCTACGCGTGGCAAAGCTTAAAAGTGGCAGCAATCGTGAGTGTTGCAACTATTGTATTGAGTATCTTTGTGGTGTTTTATCAACGCGTAGCAAAACAAACATATCCTTTAATACCAGGTCGGTTAGCAAGTACAGGTTATGCGCTACCAGGTACTGTGCTTGCAATTGCGGTGTTACTGCCGCTTACTTTAGTAGAAAACTCTATTAATACAGCGCTAGAGCCCTATAACTTAGATATAGGTTTATTACTTACAGGCAGTATTTTAACCATCATACTCGCTTATGTTGTGCGTTTTTATGCCATTGCTCATGGTGCAATAGAGTCAAGCTTTGTACGGATCAGCCCCTCGCTCGATATGGCCAGCCAATCTATGGGTAAAAGCTTAGGGCAAACACTGCGTTTAGTGCATTTACCTTTACTACGAAGAGGGTTACTGACCGCTGCGTTATTAGTGTTTATTGAATGCATGAAAGAACTGCCTGCAGCTTTGCTGTTGCGACCTTTTAACTTTGAAAGTTTAGCGACACATGTTTTTCAGTACGTGAGTGATGAGCAATTAGAGCTTGCGTCTATATCTGCATTATTTATTGTTATTGTTGGGTTTATACCTTTGTATTTTATTAACCGTTCTATGGAGCAGCGCAGTTAA
- a CDS encoding Fe(3+) ABC transporter substrate-binding protein has protein sequence MKKALALCLGLVTSMPALASDVVNIYSFRQPFLIQPILDDFTKQTGIKTNVVFAKKGLIERVKREGKHSKADLVLTSNFSALIQLEDLKLTQTIKSDRINTNVPAAFRDGDGQWVALTKRVRNVYSSKERLGALPELTYEDLADPKYQGQICTRSGKHPYNLGLVASMIAHHGEENTKSWLEGVKANLARKPQGNDRAQVKAVKEGLCNLALGNSYYLGKMLEDDVQKAWAESVSINFPNQTNRGSHINVSGAVITKYAKNPKNALKLIEYMTDNKAQNMYASVNMEYPVKLGVELSSLVASWGSFKEDSLPLDEISKYRPLALKLIDEVKFDL, from the coding sequence ATGAAGAAAGCTTTAGCACTGTGTTTGGGGTTAGTCACGTCTATGCCAGCCTTGGCAAGCGATGTGGTTAATATTTATTCTTTTCGTCAGCCATTTTTAATCCAGCCAATTTTAGACGATTTTACAAAGCAAACAGGTATTAAAACCAATGTTGTTTTTGCTAAAAAAGGGCTAATTGAACGTGTAAAGCGTGAGGGAAAGCATAGTAAAGCCGATTTAGTTTTAACATCTAACTTTAGTGCGCTTATTCAGCTTGAGGATTTAAAGCTAACGCAAACGATTAAAAGTGACCGCATTAATACAAATGTACCAGCGGCGTTTCGTGATGGCGATGGCCAATGGGTTGCACTTACCAAGCGTGTGCGTAATGTATATTCATCTAAAGAGCGACTTGGAGCATTACCTGAGCTCACTTACGAAGATTTAGCAGACCCTAAATACCAAGGACAAATTTGTACACGCTCTGGTAAGCATCCGTATAATTTGGGTTTAGTGGCTTCGATGATTGCACACCATGGTGAAGAAAACACAAAATCATGGCTAGAAGGTGTTAAGGCTAACTTAGCTCGTAAGCCACAAGGTAACGATAGAGCGCAAGTAAAGGCGGTTAAAGAAGGCTTGTGTAATTTAGCGCTGGGTAACAGTTACTACCTTGGTAAAATGTTGGAAGATGATGTACAAAAAGCATGGGCTGAGTCTGTTAGTATTAACTTTCCTAACCAAACTAACCGAGGTTCACATATTAATGTGTCGGGTGCGGTTATTACTAAGTATGCTAAAAACCCTAAAAACGCTTTAAAACTCATAGAATACATGACCGATAATAAAGCACAAAATATGTACGCTTCGGTTAATATGGAATATCCGGTTAAACTAGGTGTTGAGTTATCAAGTTTGGTTGCCTCTTGGGGAAGCTTCAAAGAAGACAGTTTACCACTTGATGAAATTAGTAAATATCGTCCGTTAGCACTTAAGTTAATTGATGAGGTGAAATTCGATCTTTAA
- a CDS encoding tRNA-uridine aminocarboxypropyltransferase has translation MANSFKNSVLALRAQQISESRREFNARGGKLDRCEQCLIAKHYCICKGVEYAQCGAAVCLLMYHNESFKPSNTGRLIAEIVPDNYAFRWDRTDPDSAFLALINDPQYQPMVVFPAEDVEEGRAITEVNIESGKKPLFIFLDGTWREAKKMIRKSPYLDNLPVLSVTADKLSDYRLRVAPHAHQLGTAEVGIMVLALAGEAEASKKLENHFIKFRDAYLLGKRNKGRPAV, from the coding sequence GTGGCCAACTCTTTTAAAAACTCAGTTCTGGCATTACGCGCTCAGCAAATAAGTGAGTCTCGCCGTGAATTCAATGCGCGAGGCGGTAAATTAGATCGCTGTGAGCAGTGCCTAATAGCCAAACATTACTGTATTTGTAAAGGTGTTGAGTACGCTCAGTGCGGTGCTGCTGTATGTTTACTAATGTACCATAACGAAAGTTTTAAGCCGTCTAATACAGGACGATTAATTGCTGAGATTGTTCCTGATAACTATGCATTTAGATGGGATAGAACAGATCCCGATTCTGCTTTTTTAGCTTTAATAAACGATCCTCAATATCAACCGATGGTCGTGTTTCCTGCTGAAGACGTAGAAGAAGGTAGAGCGATTACTGAAGTGAATATTGAATCAGGTAAAAAGCCACTTTTTATATTTTTAGATGGTACGTGGCGCGAAGCTAAAAAAATGATCCGTAAAAGCCCTTATCTAGATAACTTGCCTGTATTGTCTGTTACTGCTGATAAACTATCTGATTATCGCTTACGTGTAGCGCCTCATGCGCATCAACTTGGTACTGCTGAAGTAGGCATTATGGTGCTTGCTCTGGCTGGTGAAGCTGAAGCATCTAAAAAATTAGAAAATCACTTTATAAAGTTTCGCGATGCATACTTATTAGGTAAGCGAAATAAAGGCAGGCCAGCAGTATAA
- the lpdA gene encoding dihydrolipoyl dehydrogenase → MSNELKTQVVVLGGGPGGYSAAFRAADLGLEVTLVESRETLGGVCLNVGCIPSKALLHVAKVIDDAAEMSSHGVTFGAPQIDLDKIRSWKESVVGQLTGGLDGMAKMRKVKVVPGYGKFTGSNTLDVEGADGTTTITFDNAIIAAGSKPVSLPFIPEDERVIDSTGALELKDIPEKLLVLGGGIIGLEMGTVYRALGSDIDVVEFADQLVPAADKDIIKIYQKYVSKKFNVMLSTKVVGVEAKDDGLYVTFEGKNAPAEPVRYDKVLVAVGRTPNGNLLDADKAGVNVDERGFINVDKQLKTNVDHIFAIGDLVGQPMLAHKAVHEGHVAAEVISGQKHFFDPKCIPSIAYTDPEIAWVGVTEKEAKEQGLSIETAVFPWAASGRAIASARTEGSTKLIFDKDSGRVIGGAMVGINAGEMLGEIGLAVEMGADGEDLALTIHAHPTLNESIGLAAEIFEGSITDLPNKKAVKKKK, encoded by the coding sequence ATGAGCAACGAATTAAAAACTCAAGTTGTTGTACTAGGCGGTGGTCCTGGTGGTTACTCTGCGGCTTTCCGTGCTGCTGACTTGGGCTTAGAAGTTACATTAGTAGAATCTCGTGAAACATTAGGTGGTGTATGTCTTAATGTTGGTTGTATTCCTTCAAAAGCACTTTTACACGTAGCTAAAGTGATTGATGACGCTGCAGAAATGTCATCTCACGGTGTTACTTTTGGCGCTCCGCAAATTGATTTAGACAAAATTCGCTCTTGGAAAGAGTCGGTTGTTGGCCAGCTTACTGGTGGCTTAGACGGCATGGCTAAGATGCGTAAAGTTAAAGTTGTACCAGGTTACGGTAAGTTTACTGGCAGCAACACTTTAGACGTTGAAGGTGCTGACGGCACAACAACTATTACATTTGATAATGCAATTATTGCTGCGGGTTCTAAACCTGTAAGCTTACCGTTCATCCCAGAAGATGAGCGTGTAATTGATTCAACGGGTGCATTAGAGCTTAAAGACATTCCAGAGAAACTACTTGTTTTAGGTGGTGGTATCATCGGTCTTGAAATGGGTACTGTATACCGCGCATTGGGTTCTGACATTGATGTTGTTGAGTTTGCAGACCAGTTAGTTCCGGCTGCTGATAAAGATATCATCAAGATTTACCAAAAATACGTAAGCAAAAAATTCAATGTTATGCTTTCAACTAAAGTTGTTGGCGTTGAAGCTAAAGATGATGGCTTATACGTTACTTTTGAAGGCAAAAACGCACCAGCTGAACCAGTACGTTACGACAAAGTACTTGTTGCAGTAGGCCGTACGCCTAACGGTAACTTGCTTGATGCTGATAAAGCAGGTGTTAATGTTGATGAGCGTGGCTTTATTAATGTTGATAAGCAACTTAAAACAAACGTAGACCACATTTTTGCGATTGGTGACTTAGTTGGCCAGCCTATGCTTGCGCATAAAGCGGTACATGAAGGCCATGTTGCTGCTGAAGTTATTTCTGGTCAGAAGCATTTCTTCGATCCTAAATGTATTCCTTCAATTGCGTACACTGACCCAGAAATCGCTTGGGTAGGTGTTACTGAGAAAGAAGCAAAAGAGCAAGGCTTAAGCATTGAAACTGCAGTATTCCCGTGGGCAGCATCAGGTCGCGCAATTGCATCTGCTCGTACTGAAGGTTCTACTAAGCTTATCTTTGATAAAGACAGTGGCCGTGTAATCGGTGGTGCTATGGTGGGTATTAACGCAGGCGAAATGCTTGGCGAAATCGGCTTAGCAGTTGAAATGGGCGCAGACGGTGAAGATTTAGCACTTACTATTCATGCTCACCCAACATTGAACGAGTCTATTGGCCTTGCAGCTGAAATTTTTGAAGGTTCAATCACTGATTTACCAAACAAAAAAGCGGTTAAAAAGAAAAAGTAA
- the aceF gene encoding pyruvate dehydrogenase complex dihydrolipoyllysine-residue acetyltransferase: protein MSIEINVPDIGGDEVEVTEILVSVGDKVDVDQSLLTVEGDKASMEVPAAQAGTVKEIKVSEGDTVTTGTLIMIFEGEETGSQSEPEAPAKTEAAAPAEASGSSTKEVTVPDIGDDEVEVTEIMVAVGDTVEEEQSILNVEGDKAAMEVPAPFAGTVKEIKVASGDKVKTGSLVFVFEVAGSSAPASDAPKQESAPAETAQSAQPSTKEVNVPDIGDDEVEVTEIMVAVGDSVEEEQSILNVEGDKAAMEVPAPFAGIVKEIKIAAGDKVKTGSLIFVFEVAGSAPAKASAPAEQKPAAAPAKTESAPAQAAPSAKASDEGFENNSAYAHASPVVRRLAREFGINLANVKGSGRKNRVVKEDVQNYVKNLVKQVESGQLLAGKGNAGGSELGLIPWPKVDFAKFGEIEEKKLSRIQKLSGKNLHRNWVQIPHVTQFDEADITSLEVFRKEQNVLSEKKKLGVKITPLVFVMKAVAKVLAEFPTFNASLSEDGESLILKKYINVGVAVDTPNGLVVPVFKDVDKKGIMELSRELMDISKKAREGKLTSSDMQGGCFTISSLGGIGGTAFTPIVNAPEVAILGVSKSEMKPKWNGKDFEPKLMVPLSMSYDHRVIDGALAARFTATLASYMSDIRQLVM from the coding sequence ATGAGTATTGAAATTAATGTACCAGATATCGGTGGCGATGAAGTTGAAGTAACCGAAATCTTAGTAAGTGTTGGCGACAAAGTAGATGTTGATCAATCGCTACTAACCGTTGAAGGCGACAAAGCCTCAATGGAAGTACCTGCTGCACAAGCAGGTACAGTTAAAGAAATTAAAGTAAGCGAAGGCGACACTGTTACAACAGGCACGCTAATTATGATTTTTGAAGGCGAAGAGACTGGTTCACAAAGCGAGCCAGAAGCGCCGGCTAAAACTGAAGCTGCTGCACCTGCAGAGGCTTCAGGTTCTTCAACTAAAGAAGTCACGGTACCAGATATTGGTGACGACGAAGTTGAAGTAACAGAAATCATGGTTGCCGTTGGCGATACTGTTGAAGAAGAACAATCTATTTTAAACGTTGAAGGCGATAAAGCCGCAATGGAAGTACCAGCACCATTTGCTGGTACTGTAAAAGAGATTAAAGTAGCCTCGGGCGATAAAGTAAAAACAGGCTCTTTAGTGTTTGTTTTTGAAGTTGCCGGTTCAAGTGCTCCAGCATCAGATGCACCTAAGCAAGAGTCTGCACCAGCAGAAACTGCTCAAAGTGCACAGCCAAGCACAAAAGAAGTAAATGTACCTGATATTGGCGATGATGAAGTTGAAGTAACTGAAATCATGGTTGCTGTTGGCGATAGCGTAGAAGAAGAGCAATCTATCTTAAACGTTGAAGGCGACAAAGCAGCAATGGAAGTACCAGCCCCATTTGCAGGCATAGTTAAAGAAATTAAAATTGCAGCGGGCGATAAAGTAAAAACAGGTTCGCTTATTTTTGTATTTGAAGTTGCCGGCAGTGCACCTGCAAAAGCTTCTGCACCTGCAGAGCAAAAGCCAGCTGCAGCACCTGCAAAAACCGAGTCTGCGCCAGCTCAAGCTGCACCTTCGGCTAAAGCAAGCGATGAAGGTTTTGAAAACAACAGCGCATATGCCCATGCATCGCCAGTTGTTCGCCGTTTAGCGCGTGAGTTTGGTATTAACCTAGCAAACGTTAAAGGCTCAGGTCGTAAAAACCGTGTAGTAAAAGAAGACGTGCAAAACTATGTTAAAAACTTAGTTAAGCAAGTTGAATCTGGCCAATTACTAGCAGGTAAAGGCAATGCGGGCGGTAGCGAGCTTGGTTTAATTCCGTGGCCTAAAGTAGATTTTGCTAAGTTTGGCGAAATTGAAGAGAAGAAACTATCTCGCATTCAAAAGCTATCGGGTAAAAACTTACACCGTAACTGGGTACAAATCCCACATGTTACACAGTTTGACGAAGCTGATATCACAAGCCTTGAAGTATTCCGTAAAGAGCAAAACGTGTTAAGCGAGAAGAAAAAGCTTGGCGTTAAAATCACTCCTCTTGTATTTGTGATGAAAGCGGTAGCTAAAGTACTTGCTGAATTCCCAACGTTTAATGCATCACTTTCTGAAGATGGCGAAAGCTTAATTCTTAAGAAGTACATAAACGTAGGTGTTGCAGTAGATACGCCTAATGGCTTAGTTGTTCCGGTATTTAAAGACGTGGACAAAAAAGGCATAATGGAGCTATCTCGCGAGCTAATGGATATTTCTAAAAAGGCACGTGAAGGTAAGCTAACGTCATCTGATATGCAGGGCGGCTGTTTCACTATTTCAAGCTTAGGCGGTATTGGCGGTACGGCATTTACGCCGATTGTTAATGCACCAGAGGTGGCTATTTTAGGTGTATCTAAATCTGAAATGAAACCTAAGTGGAATGGTAAAGACTTTGAACCAAAACTAATGGTTCCGCTATCTATGTCGTACGATCACCGTGTGATTGACGGAGCACTAGCAGCACGCTTTACAGCAACGCTTGCTAGCTACATGAGCGACATACGTCAATTAGTGATGTAA
- the aceE gene encoding pyruvate dehydrogenase (acetyl-transferring), homodimeric type has product MSEVNKIDVDALETQEWLQALESVVREEGVERAQYLLEQVLEQARLDGVDMPTGITTNYVNTIPVDQEPAYPGDVNLERRIRSIIRWNAIMIVLRASKKDLDLGGHMASYQSSAAFYEVCFNHFFKAPNDVDGGDLVYYQGHISPGIYARAFVEGRLSAAQLDNFRQEVDGKGLPSYPHPKLMPEFWQFPTVSMGLGPIASIYQARFLKYLDGRGLKETKNQRVYAFLGDGEMDEPESRGAISFAAREKLDNLCYLINCNLQRLDGPVMGNGKIIQELEGLFKGAGWNVIKVVWGSGWDILLAKDTTGKLLQLMNETIDGDYQTYKAKDGAYVREHFFGRYPETAALVADMTDDEIFALKRGGHEPSKLYAAFKKAEQTNDRPTVILAKTVKGYGMGEAAEGKNIAHQVKKMDMSHVEHLRDRLGLQDLVSEEQIKDLPYLTLEEGSEEYKYLHARRDELKGYTPTRIPRFSEKLQLPEVDAFKPLLEEQKRDISTTMGFVRALNILLKDKGIGKNIVPIIADEARTFGMEGLFRQIGIYNPHGQNYTPQDRDIVSYYKEATSGQVLQEGINELGAMSSWVAAATSYSTNDLPMIPFYIYYSMFGFQRVGDMAWMAGDQQARGFLLGATAGRTTLNGEGLQHEDGHSHILANTVPNCISYDPTYAFEVAVIVQDGIRRMYGDDQENIYYYLTLMNENYHQPAMPEGAEEGIRKGIYKLESYEGKKANVQLLSSGTIMTEVRKAAAILSDDYGIASDVYSVTSFNELTRDGQDVERFNMLNPESEQKTAYITSVLNDSVTVAATDYMKNYAEQARSFIPSSNYKVLGTDGYGRSDSRENLRRHFEVNASYVVVATLSELAKRGEVEKSVVVEAIKKFDIDTNKLNPLYA; this is encoded by the coding sequence ATGTCTGAAGTCAATAAAATTGACGTAGACGCGCTAGAAACACAAGAGTGGTTACAAGCTCTTGAATCAGTTGTGCGCGAAGAAGGTGTTGAACGAGCTCAGTATTTACTTGAGCAAGTGTTAGAGCAAGCCCGTTTAGACGGCGTTGATATGCCAACGGGTATTACCACGAACTACGTTAATACTATTCCAGTAGATCAAGAACCGGCTTACCCAGGTGATGTTAACCTAGAGCGCCGTATTCGTTCGATCATACGTTGGAACGCGATTATGATCGTTCTACGTGCATCGAAAAAAGATCTCGACTTAGGCGGCCATATGGCGTCTTACCAATCATCTGCTGCGTTTTATGAAGTGTGTTTTAACCACTTTTTCAAAGCACCAAATGACGTAGACGGCGGTGACTTAGTTTATTACCAAGGCCATATTTCTCCTGGTATTTACGCGCGTGCGTTTGTTGAAGGGCGTTTAAGCGCAGCTCAACTAGATAATTTCCGCCAAGAAGTAGATGGTAAAGGCTTACCTTCATACCCTCACCCTAAATTAATGCCTGAATTTTGGCAGTTCCCTACAGTATCAATGGGCTTAGGTCCTATCGCGTCTATTTACCAAGCGCGTTTCTTAAAATACTTAGACGGACGAGGCTTAAAAGAAACTAAAAACCAACGTGTATATGCGTTTTTAGGTGACGGTGAAATGGATGAGCCAGAATCACGTGGCGCAATCTCGTTTGCTGCACGTGAAAAGCTAGACAACCTATGTTACTTAATTAACTGTAACTTACAGCGTCTAGATGGCCCAGTAATGGGTAATGGTAAAATTATTCAAGAACTAGAAGGCCTATTTAAAGGCGCTGGCTGGAACGTAATTAAAGTTGTATGGGGTAGCGGTTGGGATATCCTTCTTGCTAAAGATACAACAGGTAAATTACTACAATTGATGAACGAAACAATTGATGGCGATTACCAAACATATAAAGCTAAAGATGGCGCGTATGTACGTGAGCATTTCTTTGGTCGTTACCCAGAAACAGCAGCACTTGTTGCAGATATGACGGATGACGAAATTTTTGCACTTAAGCGTGGTGGTCATGAGCCATCAAAACTTTATGCTGCATTTAAAAAGGCCGAGCAAACTAACGACCGTCCTACTGTAATTCTTGCTAAAACTGTTAAAGGTTACGGCATGGGTGAAGCAGCAGAAGGTAAAAACATTGCGCACCAAGTGAAAAAGATGGACATGAGCCATGTTGAACACTTACGTGACCGTTTAGGCTTACAAGACTTAGTATCTGAAGAGCAAATTAAAGATCTTCCGTACTTAACGCTTGAAGAAGGTTCAGAAGAATACAAGTACTTACACGCACGTCGTGATGAGCTTAAAGGTTACACGCCTACTCGTATTCCTCGCTTTAGCGAAAAATTACAATTGCCAGAAGTAGATGCATTTAAGCCGCTACTTGAAGAGCAAAAGCGTGATATTTCTACAACAATGGGCTTTGTTCGTGCACTTAATATCTTATTAAAAGATAAAGGCATTGGTAAAAACATCGTACCAATTATTGCCGATGAAGCGCGTACATTTGGTATGGAAGGTTTATTCCGCCAAATCGGTATTTACAACCCACATGGCCAAAACTACACCCCTCAAGACCGTGATATTGTTTCTTACTACAAAGAAGCTACATCAGGGCAAGTACTTCAAGAAGGTATTAACGAGCTAGGTGCAATGTCGTCATGGGTAGCTGCTGCAACATCATACAGCACTAACGATTTACCAATGATTCCATTCTACATTTACTATTCTATGTTTGGTTTCCAACGTGTTGGCGACATGGCATGGATGGCGGGGGATCAACAAGCACGTGGTTTCTTATTAGGTGCTACTGCCGGTCGTACTACGCTAAATGGTGAAGGTCTACAGCACGAAGATGGTCACAGCCATATTCTTGCAAACACTGTTCCTAACTGTATTTCTTACGATCCTACTTACGCATTTGAAGTAGCAGTAATTGTACAAGATGGTATTCGTCGTATGTACGGTGACGACCAAGAAAACATTTACTACTACCTAACGCTTATGAACGAAAACTACCATCAGCCAGCTATGCCAGAAGGCGCTGAAGAAGGTATTCGTAAAGGTATCTACAAACTTGAAAGCTACGAAGGTAAAAAAGCCAACGTACAGCTATTAAGCTCAGGTACTATCATGACTGAAGTGCGTAAAGCTGCTGCAATTTTAAGTGATGATTACGGAATTGCATCAGACGTTTACTCTGTAACGTCATTCAATGAGCTTACGCGTGATGGTCAAGATGTTGAACGTTTCAACATGCTTAACCCAGAAAGCGAGCAAAAAACAGCTTACATTACGAGCGTATTAAACGACTCAGTAACTGTAGCCGCAACTGATTACATGAAAAACTACGCAGAACAAGCACGTTCATTTATTCCAAGCAGCAACTATAAGGTGCTTGGTACAGATGGTTACGGACGTTCTGATAGCCGTGAAAACTTACGTCGTCACTTTGAAGTTAACGCAAGCTACGTTGTTGTTGCTACGTTATCTGAACTTGCTAAACGCGGTGAAGTTGAAAAGTCAGTGGTTGTTGAAGCGATTAAAAAGTTCGACATTGACACAAATAAACTAAATCCACTGTACGCATAA
- the pdhR gene encoding pyruvate dehydrogenase complex transcriptional repressor PdhR, with product MSLKIKAAKLSDVILQQLENMILEGSLAPGEKLPPERELAKQFEVSRPSLREAIQKLEAKGLVTRRQGGGTFVKNQLEEGLTDPLFELISKHPESQFDLLEFRHALEGIAAYYAALRGTSTDFTKVKQSFDKIALVNDDLQQKAKAINAFHFSVAEASHNVVLLHLVRGMQALLEQNVLQNLTVLLKKSDISSQLAQHRRLLMDAVIDGNPEQARLASNAHLAFIEEALLEAGKEHSRIERSLRRTKQN from the coding sequence ATGTCTTTAAAGATTAAAGCAGCAAAATTATCTGATGTTATTTTACAGCAACTCGAGAACATGATTCTTGAAGGCTCTTTAGCACCAGGTGAAAAGTTGCCACCAGAGCGTGAACTAGCAAAGCAGTTTGAAGTGTCTCGTCCGTCATTGCGTGAGGCAATCCAAAAACTTGAAGCTAAAGGTTTAGTTACGCGTCGCCAAGGTGGCGGTACGTTTGTAAAAAATCAGCTTGAAGAAGGGCTAACCGATCCGTTATTTGAACTGATCAGTAAACATCCTGAATCGCAATTTGATTTACTAGAATTTCGTCATGCACTCGAAGGCATTGCTGCTTACTATGCAGCGCTGCGCGGAACCAGCACCGACTTTACCAAAGTAAAACAAAGCTTTGATAAAATTGCTTTAGTTAATGACGATTTACAGCAAAAAGCAAAAGCAATAAATGCCTTTCATTTTAGCGTTGCAGAAGCTTCGCACAATGTTGTTTTATTGCATTTGGTTAGAGGTATGCAAGCGCTGCTTGAGCAAAATGTACTGCAAAATTTAACTGTTTTATTAAAAAAATCAGATATAAGCAGTCAGTTAGCCCAACACAGGCGTTTATTAATGGATGCCGTTATTGATGGCAATCCAGAACAAGCCCGCTTAGCAAGTAATGCGCACTTAGCGTTTATTGAAGAAGCATTACTTGAAGCAGGTAAAGAGCATTCGCGAATTGAACGTAGTTTAAGACGCACAAAACAAAATTAA